A genomic region of Apteryx mantelli isolate bAptMan1 chromosome 12, bAptMan1.hap1, whole genome shotgun sequence contains the following coding sequences:
- the LOC136993230 gene encoding deoxyribonuclease gamma-like — translation MLLVVVVLSLFCFNTSLSLKICSFNVKSFGEAKLARQEVIDVVVKVISRCDIMLLMEIKENSNRICPLLMERLNRWSKGPEEEYSYVVSDRLGRKTYKEQYAFIYRQNVVSVKQTYQYPDLQPGDEDAFSREPFVVCFLSPKTAVKEFAIIPQHTTPETAVREIDELYDVYLDVKQRWTTENFIFMGDFNAGCSYVPKKQWQNIRLRTHPEFVWLIGDKNDTTVKRSTSCPYDRIVVSGEALVGAVAPRSANVFDFQEAFRLTEEQALGVSDHFPIEFELKPAGGSFARQKPQFPKRKRTRKNHRRSRAP, via the exons ATGCTGCTCGTCGTCGTCGTGCTTTCGCTCTTCTGCTTCAACACGTCGCTGAGCCTGAAAATCTGCTCCTTCAACGTGAAGTCTTTTGGAGAAGCAAAACTAGCCAGGCAAGAAGTCATCGACGTCGTCGTAAAG GTCATTTCTCGCTGTGACATCATGTTACTGatggaaataaaggaaaacagcaaCAGAATATGCCCCCTTCTGATGGAGAGGCTTAACAG ATGGTCAAAAGGGCCAGAAGAAGAATACAGCTACGTGGTCAGCGACAGGCTGGGAAGAAAGACCTACAAGGAGCAGTACGCCTTCATCTACAG GCAAAACGTGGTGTCGGTGAAACAAACCTACCAGTATCCCGATCTCCAGCCTGGGGACGAAGACGCCTTTTCCAGAGAGCCCTTCGTCGTCTGCTTCCTCTCCCCCAAAACCG CTGTCAAAGAGTTTGCTATAATCCCTCAGCACACCACACCAGAAACAGCAGTGCGGGAGATCGATGAGCTCTACGATGTGTATTTAGATGTGAAGCAGCGCTGGACGACCGAG AACTTCATCTTCATGGGCGACTTCAACGCTGGCTGCAGCTACGTCCCAAAAAAGCAGTGGCAGAACATCCGACTGAGGACTCACCCTGAATTTGTCTGGCTCATCGGCGACAAAAACGACACAACGGTTAAGAGAAGCACGAGCTGCCCATACGACAG AATCGTGGTCAGCGGGGAAGCGCTCGTCGGGGCCGTGGCGCCGCGCTCGGCGAACGTCTTTGATTTCCAGGAGGCTTTTCGGCTCACCGAGGAGCAG GCGCTGGGCGTCAGCGACCACTTCCCCATCGAGTTCGAGCTGAAACCCGCCGGCGGCTCCTTCGCCCGGCAGAAGCCGCAGTTTCCAAAGAGGAAGAGAACGAGGAAGAACCACCGCCGCTCGAGAGCACCCTAA